AAGATGGAATGTTTACTTTTTTTCCATTCACCAAAAAGTGACTGTGTCTTACAAGTTGACGTGCTTGTCTGCGCGAGTTTGCAAATCCCATGCGATAGACCACGTTATCGAGACGGCGCTCGAGAAGAAGCAACAAGTTTTCACCCGTAATGCCCTTCATACCGTCAGCCATGGTGTAGTATTTTCTAAACTGGCCTTCGATAACTCCGTAGGTTTGCTTCACGCGTTGTTTTTCACGAAGCTGCAAAGCGTAATCTGAAAGTTTTCTGCGGCGCTGTCCATGTTGACCTGGCGCGTACGCTCTTCGTTCAAAAGCACACTTCTCACTCATACAGCGGTCGCCTTTAAGGAAAAGTTTCATGCCCTGACGTCTACATTTTTTGCAACTTGAATCTAAACTTACTGCCATAATTACCTCGTTCTTAGTATTTCATCTTTCGTTACTTCTCTTTCGTCTTCCGTGCTTTGTATTCACAAACGACGAGCAACAAATAACGCAGTGGAAGTTTTATACTCTTCTTCGTTTTGGTGGTCTGCATCCATTGTGTGGAATTGGAGTTTTGTCAGTGATAGACATTACTTTCACTCCAGTTCGTTGCAAAACACGAACAGCTGATTCACGACCAGCTCCTGGGCCTTTTACAATCACTGCTGCAGAGCGAAGCCCACATTGGTCAACCGCTTTGCGCACAGCATCTTCAGCTGCAAGCTGAGCTGCAAAAGGAGTGTTTTTTCTTGAGCCTTTAAAACCACAGCCACCTGCGGTTGACCAGCTTAGGACATTTCCTTTTGGATCTGTTACCGTAATACTCGTGTTGTTGAAGGTAGAATTGATATACACCTTCCCTACAGGGATATTCTTTTTAACTCTTTTTTTCCCTTTTTTAGGGGTACTTTTTTTCACATCTGCAGCCATTTATACCTCCACATATGCAATGTTTAATGCATAGTTTCGAATGAGATCTTTCTCTCAATTATTTATTTAGGTCCTGGTGCTTTTCGTTTTCCTGCTACTGGAACACGTTTTCTCGCTTTTGCAATACGAGCATTTGTTTTGGTACGTTGACCACGTGCAGGAAGTTTACGAATGTGGCGCATACCACGGTAAGTGCCAAGGTCTTTGAGCCTTTTTATGTTCGCTTGAACGCGGCGTCTCAAATCACCCTCAACCATAATCTCTTGAGACTCGATGATGTCACGAATTTTTGCAATTTGCGTATCGTCGAGTTCATGAGCGCGGAGTGATTCACTAATTCCCGCAGCTTTCAAAATGCGTTCTGATGTTACTTTTCCAATCCCACAAATATAGGTAAGCGCAATCACAATACGCTT
This genomic stretch from Deltaproteobacteria bacterium CG11_big_fil_rev_8_21_14_0_20_42_23 harbors:
- a CDS encoding 30S ribosomal protein S4 — encoded protein: MAVSLDSSCKKCRRQGMKLFLKGDRCMSEKCAFERRAYAPGQHGQRRRKLSDYALQLREKQRVKQTYGVIEGQFRKYYTMADGMKGITGENLLLLLERRLDNVVYRMGFANSRRQARQLVRHSHFLVNGKKVNIPSYLVSEGDAISVVESSQKKPVLVESLEANEKRVMPEWVVVDKTKMTGTFSRYPGRAELGDQFQEHLVVELYSK
- a CDS encoding 30S ribosomal protein S11, encoding MAADVKKSTPKKGKKRVKKNIPVGKVYINSTFNNTSITVTDPKGNVLSWSTAGGCGFKGSRKNTPFAAQLAAEDAVRKAVDQCGLRSAAVIVKGPGAGRESAVRVLQRTGVKVMSITDKTPIPHNGCRPPKRRRV
- a CDS encoding 30S ribosomal protein S13, with protein sequence MARIAGIDIPSNKRIVIALTYICGIGKVTSERILKAAGISESLRAHELDDTQIAKIRDIIESQEIMVEGDLRRRVQANIKRLKDLGTYRGMRHIRKLPARGQRTKTNARIAKARKRVPVAGKRKAPGPK